A window from Purpureocillium takamizusanense chromosome 3, complete sequence encodes these proteins:
- a CDS encoding uncharacterized protein (COG:S~antiSMASH:Cluster_3.1~EggNog:ENOG503P02V) translates to MPFVANTPESLLGRSDSKNPNSTCRGITSSGKPCRRGIARTATTIAGSTLRPSRRPDPSADESSYCWQHKEQAGVVSAHSSPGPRGHTRPILEERSSLDTLADRLGLVTLHADGKHQDGGRPNGKPSSPPPLRLTRPKAKQKLQCCLCFTVPLDPVHESPPPPPRPRPQPRPVQQTSSAAVLPSGRPGKSRPYDAAASPGKSSQRSRRSNASQTARLKDLIPDTVDAATASALLAELARPFADAEEPGYIYMFWLTPASRQAAPPVDAARSLLSPPAPSSSASSRRRPSDVVSRFADPSAVTGEATMLLKIGRAANVQRRMNQWQRQCGHDIEMLRYYPYVAGASSDPSAASSSSTSATGVAAPRTTPHCRRVERLVHIELAGMGLRASLGSCEACGRDHREWFEVAATREGIRSVDGVIRRWVDWDERET, encoded by the coding sequence ATGCCGTTCGTCGCCAACACGCCCGagtcgctgctcggccgctcCGACTCCAAGAACCCGAACTCGACCTGCCGCGGCATCACCTCGAGCGGCaagccctgccgccgcggcatcgctcgtaccgccaccaccatcgccggATCGACATTGCGCCCGTCCCGACGACCTGACCCCTCCGCCGACGAGTCTTCGTACTGCTGGCAGCACAAGGagcaggcgggcgtcgtctccGCGCACTCTAGTCCCGGGCCCAGGGGCCACACGCGCCCcatcctcgaggagcgcTCTAGCCTTGACACCCTCGCCGATAGGCTGGGCCTGGTGACGCTGCACGCGGACGGCAAGCACCAGGATGGCGGGAGACCCAACGGcaagccctcgtcgccgccgccgcttcgcctGACGCGccccaaggccaagcagaAGCTCCAGTGCTGCCTCTGCTTCACCGTGCCGCTGGACCCGGTGCACGagtctccgccgccccctccgaGACCCCGGCCGCAGCCCCGACCCGTCCAgcagacgtcgtcggcggcggtgctgccgtcgggcagGCCGGGCAAGTCGCGCCCCTACGATGCGGCTGCCTCCCCGGGCAAGAGCTCGCAGCGGTCCCGCCGGTCCAACGCCTCGCAGACGGCCCGCCTCAAGGACCTGATACCGGACACggtggacgcggcgacggcctcggccctgctcgccgagctggcccgGCCGTTCGCAGACGCGGAGGAGCCTGGCTACATCTACATGTTCTGGctgacgccggcgtcgcgccaggccgccccgccagtcgacgccgcgcggtcactgctctcgccgccggcgccatcttcgtcggcgtcttccCGCCGGCGTCCTAGCGACGTGGTGTCGCGCTTCGCGGACCCGAGTGCCGTCACCggcgaggcgacgatgctcCTCAAGAtcgggcgcgcggccaacgtgcagcggcgcatgaaccagtggcagcggcagtgcgGACACGACATCGAGATGCTGCGCTACTACCCGTacgtggcgggcgcgtcgagcgacccctcggccgcgtcctcgtcgtcgacgagtgctaccggcgtcgccgccccgcgcACCACGCCGCACTGCCgacgcgtcgagcgccttgtcCACATCGAGCTCGCGGGCATGGGGCTGCGCGCCTCCCTGGGAAGCTGCGAGGCGTGCGGTCGCGACCACCGCGAGTGGTTCGAGGTGGCGGCCACGCGCGAGGGCATACGCAGCGTTGACGGCGTGATCCGGCGGTGGGTCGACTGGGATGAGCGAGAGACGTGA
- a CDS encoding uncharacterized protein (antiSMASH:Cluster_3.1): protein MEPMLMADAWALGAAGLAGVGVGQPSPLPAPSSNQAGKPPGSRRIQSGEADCRQGGRGPSLLDTTFFETYRRLYDDSPSAERRADASFSRHGGRTCPLYHDGQVND from the coding sequence ATGGAGCCCATGCTCATGGCTGATGCTTGGGCGTTGGGGGCTGCCGGCTTGGCTGGCGTGGGCGTTGGCCAACCCAGCCcactgccggcgccgtcgtcgaaccAGGCGGGCAAGCCCCCCGGCAGCCGACGTATCCAATCTGGCGAGGCGGACTGCAGGCAGGGCGGCCGGGGTCCGTCTTTATTAGACACTACGTTTTTCGAAACCTACCGACGGCTTTATGACGACTCGCCAAGCGCCGAGCGGCGAGCCGACGCATCTTTTagtcgccatggcggccgtaCGTGCCCTCTATATCACGACGGCCAGGTCAACGACTAG
- a CDS encoding uncharacterized protein (antiSMASH:Cluster_3.1~EggNog:ENOG503P2ZJ~SMCOG1001:short-chain dehydrogenase/reductase SDR~COG:Q) produces MAKYINKLQGHRVLVLGGSTGIGFCVAEAALEHGAHIIVSSSSQHKLDKAAARLREHARAAGVSSTIAAKTCDLGSADTIEDNIVQLLDFATQDGKLDHVVFTAGDAINIISLKDITVESFHKLGMVRQVGPILLAKHLPKYINTNVRSSLTLTGGTNTWRPGPNWAVIAAGGGASEGFARGCAVDLRPVRVNCIMVGAVRTELFDSIPEERMAIVLESMRKEGITGTVGRPEEVAEAYIYCMKDTFATGGIVESNGGRLVGDSKDSLLFG; encoded by the coding sequence ATGGCCAAGTACATCAACAAGCTCCAGGGCCACCgcgttctcgtcctcggcggctcgACGGGAATCGGCTtctgcgtcgccgaggccgcccttgaGCACGGCGCCCACATCATCGtcagcagctccagccaGCATAAGCTGGACAAGGCCGCAGCACGTCTCCGCGAGCACGCTCGAGCGGCCGgtgtgtcgtcgacgatcGCCGCCAAGACGTGCGACCTCGGCAGCGCCGACACCATCGAGGACAACATCGTCCAGCTGCTCGACTTCGCCACGCAGGACGGCAAGCTCGACCACGTAGTCTTCACCGCCGGAGACGCCATCAACATCATCTCCCTCAAGGACATCACCGTCGAGAGCTTCCACAAGCTGGGCATGGTGCGCCAAGTCGGGCCCATCCTCCTGGCCAAGCACCTGCCCAAATACATCAACACAAATGTCCGCAGTTCGTTAACACTCACCGGCGGGACCAACACCTGGCGCCCCGGTCCTAACTgggccgtcatcgccgcgggGGGTGGTGCCTCGGAGGGGTTCGCCCGCGGGtgcgccgtcgacctccGGCCGGTGCGCGTGAACTGCATCATGGTCGGCGCCGTGAGGACGGAGCTCTTTGATAGCATACCGGAGGAGCGCATGGCCATCGTCCTAGAGAGCATGAGGAAGGAGGGCATCACGGGAACTGTCGGACGGCCGGaggaggtggccgaggcgtaCATCTACTGCATGAAGGACACTTTCGCCACGGGCGGGATAGTCGAGTCGAACGGCGGGCGCCTGGTGGGAGACAGCAAGGACAGCCTCCTATTCGGCTAG
- a CDS encoding uncharacterized protein (antiSMASH:Cluster_3.1~EggNog:ENOG503P5VZ~COG:L): MSTPAKPQNVCAGCRSRKKKCNGARPACSACVKRGELCVYGSDLTGAPPISWALAAAAADQPWHALSGDSDEHAGFPLGLSGEQLWMGLDGGYQIDTAHGLPSPQPQKSPSLSDDPRGEELPALATLLQIVDVFFERFYPYLPVVHRPTLEWRLQLPDEASPVLLHAICAVAAGAHPDRDVQRRQGDWFAAAKANLSRSMHSPERALQTMQAAVLVIYQATVETDFSTAWLVLGEAWRKAVAIGCSAVDVDAGATMTMPALGAGPGDGWVEREECRRVVWTLFVLDRGMCFPLGLVHAVDDRQLRLNLPMDDAAFQDEDEPAQAKTQGRFSPDLKKLISTVQGQQQQHRSTNNILHCLVLAYALLGRVGEQLYSSQLGDDASGRLEDLPSDLSHVRLVMPASATDLSAAEYQDHGRVVWIRIVMSACAILVHHRSLRDGEGGDESAMAANWPLCVAAARGTASVIRQTALVSTNYADNGQMTALLFMCCRVIITEHLCPLSGARSAAVRDDLEVLLLAIRRMRDTLKKLGEKFTRGVVFYLSGGRERAAAARALGAWGVLRTCEKWPTVDIDDMRIPP, from the exons ATGTCCACCCCTGCCAAGCCACAAAACGTGTGCGCCGGCTGCCGCTCGCGAAAGAAAAAGTGCAAT GgagcgcggccggcctgctccGCGTGCGTCAAGCGCGGCGAGCTTTGTGTATACGGCTCCGATCTGACGGGCGCGCCTCCGATCAGCtgggccctcgccgccgccgccgccgatcaGCCGTGGCACGCTCTGTCCGGGGACTCCGACGAGCACGCGGGCTTCCCGCTCGGCCTGTCGGGGGAGCAGCTGTGGAtgggcctggacggcggctACCAGATCGACACCGCCCACGggctcccgtcgccgcaacCGCAAAAGTCACCCTCGCTAAGTGATGACCCACGCGGAGAGGAGCTGCCGGCGTTGGCAACCCTCCTCCAGATCGTGGATGTCTTCTTCGAGCGCTTCTACCCGTATCTGCCCGTCGTCCACAGGCCGACGCTGGAGTGGAGGCTCCAGCTCCCCGACGAGGCGTCCCCCGTGTTGCTGCACGCCATctgtgccgtcgccgccggcgcacaTCCGGACCGGGAcgtccagcggcggcagggagACTGGTTCGCCGCGGCCAAAGCGAACCTTTCGCGATCGATGCACTCGCCGGAGCGCGCGCTGCAGACGATgcaggccgccgtcctcgtcatctaCCAGGCAACGGTGGAGACGGActtctcgacggcgtggctcgtgctcggcgaggcgtggcgaaaggccgtcgccatcgggtgcagcgccgtcgatgtcgacgcgggcgctACCATGACCATGCctgcgctcggcgccgggcccggcgacggctgggtcgagcgcgaggagTGCAGGCGCGTCGTCTGGACCCTCTTCGTGCTCGACCGCGGCATGTGCTTCCCCTTAGGCCTGGTTcacgccgtcgatgaccGCCAGCTGCGTCTGAATCTTCCAATGGACGATGCCGCGTTccaggatgaggacgagccGGCGCAGGCGAAAACGCAGGGACGCTTCTCCCCGGACCTGAAGAAGCTCATCTCAACCGtccaggggcagcagcagcagcaccgaaGCACCAATAACATATTACACTGCCTCGTGCTGGCGTATGCGCTCCTCGGCAGAGTTGGCGAGCAGCTTTACTCGTCCCAacttggcgacgacgcgtcCGGGAGGCTAGAGGACCTCCCCTCTGACCTCTCACACGTCCGCCTCGTcatgccggcctcggccacggacctctccgccgccgagtaTCAGGACCACGGGCGCGTGGTCTGGATCCGCATCGTCATGTCGGCCTGCGCGATCCTCGTGCATCACCGCTCGCTTCGCGACGGTGAGGGCGGGGACGAgagcgccatggccgccaactGGCCGCTCTGCGTGGCAGCTGCCCGCGGCACCGCCTCTGTCATCCGCCAGACGGCCCTCGTGTCCACCAACTACGCCGACAACGGGCAGATGACGGCGCTCCTGTTCATGTGCTGCCGTGTGATCATCACCGAACACCTTTGCCCGCTCTCAGGCGCGCGCTCGGCCGCAGTAcgcgacgacctcgaggtgctgctgctggctaTCCGGCGCATGAGGGATACGCTCAAGAAGCTGGGCGAAAAGTTCACCCGAGGCGTCGTCTTCTACCTCtccggcgggcgagagcgggcggcggcagcccgggCCCTCGGCGCGTGGGGGGTTCTCAGGACGTGCGAGAAGTGGCCGACCGTCGACATTGACGACATGCGGATCCCGCCATGA
- a CDS encoding uncharacterized protein (antiSMASH:Cluster_3.1), whose translation MMGGETSCWQLRPHHLTTTISRRAGRAGCGDALEMVAPARLPGGAGCRKHAADGRQLQFARLALWRRILGAIPSPLAASHHPLTPCQRHDDPRAPVSFGHLPTCRGALHPNIHSSSLGLCRWFSAKDSALHPSLRRAHSRPPQRTRSLCHAIPGDDEVVGSFCTANSVPAPCQRHPRMRATSLQRVVSSVAGWAAAAKGLAKGGTGTSTAPLERPPRRPPARTFAGPCQAAARMWPWTAAELLLGHLCGLPLTRRPLAGQLPAVPLAGPCIIDSIIAIIAIIKWAVAAASAIRPHPSPRGAVRKKHRLRPRRSAGRLGWATTYVPTTPRAPPPFFHPLVAWFEKLGLGSLTFRPGRGVSCIRWRQPHATRVQSMGLTAPSCRQGAANDHDELVLHS comes from the coding sequence ATGATGGGGGGAGAAACCAGCTGCTGGCAGCTTCgccctcaccacctcaccaccaccatctcacggcgggcaggcagggcagggtgTGGGGATGCCCTGGAGATGGTGGCGCCTGCCCGTCtgcctggcggcgcaggctgtCGGAAGCACGCTGCCGACGGCCGACAGCTCCAATTCGCCCGCCTGGCCCTGTGGCggcgcatcctcggcgccattccctccccccttgcTGCCTCTCATCATCCTCTCACGCCTTGCCAGCGCCACGACGATCCCAGAGCCCCCGTATCGTTCGGCCATTTGCCCACCTGCCGTGGTGCGCTTCACCCGAACATTCATTCATCCTCGTTGGGGCTCTGCCGTTGGTTCTCCGCGAAAGACAGTGCCCTGCACCCCAGTCTCCGCCGAGCCCACTCACGACCTCCGCAGCGCACGCGCTCActatgccatgccatcccaggcgacgatgaggtggTGGGCTCGTTCTGCACAGCCAATTCCGTGCCAGCCCCGTGCCAGAGACATCCTCGAATGCGAGCCACCAGTCTCCAGCGGGTCGTCTCGTCTGTTGCTGGGtgggctgccgctgccaaagGGCTGGCTAAAGGCGGTACAGGCACGTCAACCGCGCCACTCGAGcgcccaccgcgccgcccgcccgccagaACATTCGCTGGTCCCTGCCAAGCCGCTGCGCGTATGTGGCCTTGGACGGCGGCTGAGCTCCTGCTCGGACATCTGTGCGGCCTGCCGCTGACCAGGCGGCCTTTGGCTGGACAGCTACCGGCCGTGCCTTTGGCTGGTCCCTGCATCATCGacagcatcatcgccatcatcgccatcatcaaatgggccgtcgctgctgcctcGGCAATACGGCCACATCCCTCGCCGCGTGGCGCCGTTCGCAAAAAGCATCgcttgcggccgcggcgatcGGCGGGGCGTCTGGGGTGGGCGACGACCTACGTGCCAACCACGCCCagggcccctccccccttcttccacCCCCTTGTGGCGTGGTTTGAGAAGCTTGGGCTGGGCTCACTGACTTTCCGGCCTGGGAGGGGGGTTAGCTGCATCCGGTGGCGCCAACCCCATGCAACCCGCGTGCAAAGCATGGGCCTAACTGCACCGAGCTGCAGACAGGGGGCGGCGAACGACCATGACGAGCTCGTTCTGCACTCATGA
- the HGT1_1 gene encoding high affinity glucose transporter (SMCOG1169:sugar transport protein~TransMembrane:9 (o6-27i94-116o122-139i151-171o191-210i279-301o313-336i343-364o455-476i)~SECRETED:SignalP(1-21~SECRETED:cutsite=LFG-FD~SECRETED:prob=0.1540)~COG:P~antiSMASH:Cluster_3.1~EggNog:ENOG503NVJ9) — translation MIGSAIICASQNIGMLVAGRIINGICVGIESAQVPVYIAEISPPSKRGRLIGMQQWAITWGILIMYYISYGCSYIGEQTADGYKTSSFRIPWGLQMIPAVFLFFMMMLLPESPRWLARKDRWEDCRQVLTLVHGKGDPNHPFVAFELQDIKDMCEFERRHSNVTYLDLFKPAMINRTFIGLFTQIWSQLTGMNVMMYYIANVFSMAGYSGNSGLLSSSITYVVNVLMTIPALLWVDRWGRRPTLMVGSILMAIWMFAAGGILASKGVVVEGGIDGVAAQSMRVTGGAAKGLIAVTYLFVASFAPTWGPVSWTYPPELYPLRLRGKGCALATSANWAFNTALGEFVPPAFANIKWRTYMIFGVFNIAAFFHVLFIFPETAGKTLEETEAMFEDPNGFKYLGTPAWKTSVVTASTSRVEHGDLEGAKKAVDKMDRHEDEKPAADTA, via the coding sequence ATGATTGGCTCCGCTATCATTTGCGCTTCTCAAAACATCGgcatgctcgtcgccggccgcatcatcaacggcaTCTGCGTCGGTATTGAGTCCGCCCAGGTCCCCGTCTACATCGCCGAGATCTCGCCTCCCTCCAAGCGCGGCCGCCTCATCGGCATGCAGCAATGGGCCATTACCTGGGGTATCCTCATCATGTACTACATCTCGTACGGCTGTTCCTACATCGGCGAGCAGACGGCGGATGGCTACAAGACCTCTTCATTCCGGATTCCCTGGGGTCTCCAGATGATCCCCGCCGTATTCCTGTTCTtcatgatgatgctgctgcccgagTCGCCCCGCTGGCTCGCCCGCAAGGACCGCTGGGAGGATTGCCGCCAGGTCTTGACTCTAGTTCACGGCAAGGGCGACCCCAACCATCCCTTCGTCGCCTTTGAGCTTCAGGACATCAAGGACATGTGCGAGTTTGAGCGCCGCCACTCCAACGTCACCTACCTCGACCTCTTTAAGCCGGCCATGATTAACCGCACGTTCATCGGGCTCTTCACTCAGATCTGGTCCCAGCTGACGGGCATGAACGTCATGATGTATTACATAGCCAACGTCTTCTCCATGGCCGGCTACAGCGGCAACTCGGGCCTtctctcctcgtccatcaCCTACGTCGTCAATGTCCTCATGACCATTCCCGCTCTCCTATGGGTTGACCGCTGGGGCCGTCGCCCGACGCTCATGGTTGGCTCTATACTCATGGCGATCTGGATGTTCGCGGCCGGCGGTATCCTCGCCTccaagggcgtcgtcgtcgagggcggcatcgacggcgtaGCCGCGCAGTCGATGAGGGTCACGGGAGGTGCTGCCAAGggcctcatcgccgtcaCTTACCTCTTTGTCGCCTCGTTCGCTCCAACGTGGGGCCCCGTCTCGTGGACGTACCCGCCGGAGCTATACCCCCTGCGTCTCCGCGGCAAGGGCTGCGCCCTTGCCACCTCGGCCAACTGGGCCTTCAACACGGCGCTTGGCGAGTTCGTGCCCCCGGCCTTTGCCAACATCAAGTGGAGGACTTACATGATCTTTGGCGTCTTCAACATTGCCGCCTTCTTCCACGTCCTCTTCATCTTCCCCGAGACGgccggcaagacgctcgaggagacggaggccATGTTCGAGGACCCCAACGGCTTCAAATACCTGGGCACCCCGGCCTGGAAGACAAGCGTCGTCACcgcatcgacgtcgcgcgtcgagcacggcgacctcgagggcgccaagaaggccgtcgacaagaTGGACCgccacgaggacgagaagcccGCGGCCGACACCGCCTGA
- a CDS encoding uncharacterized protein (CAZy:GH28~EggNog:ENOG503NURG~SECRETED:SignalP(1-20~SECRETED:cutsite=VSA-AS~SECRETED:prob=0.3685)~antiSMASH:Cluster_3.1~COG:G), protein MLVKAALLSLLQASALAVSAASDRTFVRSNQPRDGFPGNGPRNELPTEDDLSELASSQKRAFCVVEPAGDGRDDAPAILDALKGPCKKDSIVFLPGPKYNIETTMTTRDLENVEIHQLGRLVWTPDVKYWLAQSMPVNFQNQSTVWYFGGDNVTWDGYNVGTLDGNGQVWYDWAQGRGNLPHRPMNINYDKLTNSVIKRMRYVQSQMWTMAITNSKHVDLDDIYVSSVSNSTENTLNTDGCDTIWSHNITFRRWYVRNGDDAIATKMDSSNIQIYDSVFEDGQGVAIGSLAQYNNRFDYVRGFTARNITLINTAHVSYIKTWAGVSRGLPPNGGGGGLGEATNIVMEDIRIEGLREQPFFSWQCENYSGWAGKDCNSSKFKISNIAWRNVHGTVIDSVNDVGSFQCSLAAGGCKNIEATNIKIRKVNGQLIDRYRCENVHSPKGFKCS, encoded by the coding sequence AtgctcgtcaaggccgctcTCCTCTCACTGCTCCAGGCGTCGGCCCTGGCtgtctccgccgcctcggacAGGACTTTTGTCCGGAGTAACCAGCCTCGCGATGGCTTCCCCGGCAATGGCCCGCGCAACGAGCTCCCCACGGAAGATGACTTGAGCGAGCTTGCTTCGAGTCAGAAGCGGGCCTTTTGCGTCGTCGAacccgccggcgacggccgcgacgacgcgcccgccattTTGGACGCGCTCAAAGGACCTTGCAAGAAGGACAGCATAGTCTTCCTCCCCGGCCCCAAGTACAACATCGAGacgaccatgacgacgcGGGACCTCGAGAATGTCGAGATccaccagctcggccgcctgGTTTGGACCCCGGACGTCAAATACTGGCTCGCCCAGTCCATGCCCGTCAACTTCCAGAACCAGTCGACTGTGTGGTACtttggcggcgacaacgtcaCATGGGACGGTTACAACGTCGGCACACTCGATGGCAACGGCCAGGTCTGGTACGACTGGGCACAGGGCAGGGGCAACCTGCCGCATCGGCCCATGAACATCAACTACGACAAGCTGACCAACTCGGTGATCAAGCGCATGCGCTACGTCCAGAGTCAGATGTGGACCATGGCCATCACCAACTCCAAGCACGTCGACCTGGACGACATTTACGTCAGCAGCGTCTCCAACAGCACCGAGAACACGCTCAACACGGACGGCTGCGACACCATCTGGTCCCACAACATCACCTTCCGCCGGTGGTACGTCAGgaacggcgacgatgccatcgCGACCAAGATGGACTCGTCCAACATCCAGATCTACGACAGCGTGTTCGAGGACGGTcagggcgtcgccatcggctCCCTCGCCCAGTACAACAATCGCTTCGACTACGTCCGCGGCTTTACCGCCCGCAACATCACCCTCATCAACACGGCCCACGTCTCCTACATCAAGACCTGGGCCGGCGTCTCCCGGGGGCTGCCACCCaacggcggaggcggcggcctgggcgaggcCACCAACATCGTCATGGAGGACATCAGGATTGAGGGCCTCCGCGAGCagcccttcttctcctggCAGTGCGAAAACTACTCGGGATGGGCCGGCAAGGACTGCAACTCGAGCAAGTTCAAGATCAGCAACATCGCCTGGCGCAACGTCCACGGCACCGTCATTGACAGCGTCAACGACGTCGGCTCCTTCCAgtgcagcctcgccgccggcggctgcaagAACATCGAGGCGACTAACATCAAAATCAGGAAAGTCAACGGCCAGTTAATCGACAGGTACCGCTGCGAGAACGTGCACTCGCCAAAGGGGTTCAAGTGCAGCTAG
- the HGT1_1 gene encoding high affinity glucose transporter, variant 2 (TransMembrane:6 (i56-76o88-109i178-200o212-235i242-263o354-375i)~SMCOG1169:sugar transport protein~COG:P~antiSMASH:Cluster_3.1~EggNog:ENOG503NVJ9) — MVIGNIYIIAAVSVVGGGLFGFDISSLSAQLGEQSYKCYFNQGPDGPPFNDKPYCSGPTASNQGGITSSMAAGSWLGAIISGPISDRMGRKYSIMLGCIIWMIGSAIICASQNIGMLVAGRIINGICVGIESAQVPVYIAEISPPSKRGRLIGMQQWAITWGILIMYYISYGCSYIGEQTADGYKTSSFRIPWGLQMIPAVFLFFMMMLLPESPRWLARKDRWEDCRQVLTLVHGKGDPNHPFVAFELQDIKDMCEFERRHSNVTYLDLFKPAMINRTFIGLFTQIWSQLTGMNVMMYYIANVFSMAGYSGNSGLLSSSITYVVNVLMTIPALLWVDRWGRRPTLMVGSILMAIWMFAAGGILASKGVVVEGGIDGVAAQSMRVTGGAAKGLIAVTYLFVASFAPTWGPVSWTYPPELYPLRLRGKGCALATSANWAFNTALGEFVPPAFANIKWRTYMIFGVFNIAAFFHVLFIFPETAGKTLEETEAMFEDPNGFKYLGTPAWKTSVVTASTSRVEHGDLEGAKKAVDKMDRHEDEKPAADTA, encoded by the exons ATGGTGATTGGCAACATCTACAttatcgccgccgtctccgttgtcggcggcggcctcttcggCTTCGACATCTCGTCGCTGTccgcccagctcggcgagcagtCTTACAAATGTTACTTCAACCAGGGCCCCGATGGCCCGCCCTTCAACGACAAGCCGTACTGCAgcgggccgacggcgagcaaCCAGGGCGGCATCACTTCGTCCATGGCTGCCGGCTCCTGgctcggcgccatcatctcGGGGCCCATCTCTGATCGCATGGGCCGCAAGTATTCCATCATGCTAGGCTGCATCATCTG GATGATTGGCTCCGCTATCATTTGCGCTTCTCAAAACATCGgcatgctcgtcgccggccgcatcatcaacggcaTCTGCGTCGGTATTGAGTCCGCCCAGGTCCCCGTCTACATCGCCGAGATCTCGCCTCCCTCCAAGCGCGGCCGCCTCATCGGCATGCAGCAATGGGCCATTACCTGGGGTATCCTCATCATGTACTACATCTCGTACGGCTGTTCCTACATCGGCGAGCAGACGGCGGATGGCTACAAGACCTCTTCATTCCGGATTCCCTGGGGTCTCCAGATGATCCCCGCCGTATTCCTGTTCTtcatgatgatgctgctgcccgagTCGCCCCGCTGGCTCGCCCGCAAGGACCGCTGGGAGGATTGCCGCCAGGTCTTGACTCTAGTTCACGGCAAGGGCGACCCCAACCATCCCTTCGTCGCCTTTGAGCTTCAGGACATCAAGGACATGTGCGAGTTTGAGCGCCGCCACTCCAACGTCACCTACCTCGACCTCTTTAAGCCGGCCATGATTAACCGCACGTTCATCGGGCTCTTCACTCAGATCTGGTCCCAGCTGACGGGCATGAACGTCATGATGTATTACATAGCCAACGTCTTCTCCATGGCCGGCTACAGCGGCAACTCGGGCCTtctctcctcgtccatcaCCTACGTCGTCAATGTCCTCATGACCATTCCCGCTCTCCTATGGGTTGACCGCTGGGGCCGTCGCCCGACGCTCATGGTTGGCTCTATACTCATGGCGATCTGGATGTTCGCGGCCGGCGGTATCCTCGCCTccaagggcgtcgtcgtcgagggcggcatcgacggcgtaGCCGCGCAGTCGATGAGGGTCACGGGAGGTGCTGCCAAGggcctcatcgccgtcaCTTACCTCTTTGTCGCCTCGTTCGCTCCAACGTGGGGCCCCGTCTCGTGGACGTACCCGCCGGAGCTATACCCCCTGCGTCTCCGCGGCAAGGGCTGCGCCCTTGCCACCTCGGCCAACTGGGCCTTCAACACGGCGCTTGGCGAGTTCGTGCCCCCGGCCTTTGCCAACATCAAGTGGAGGACTTACATGATCTTTGGCGTCTTCAACATTGCCGCCTTCTTCCACGTCCTCTTCATCTTCCCCGAGACGgccggcaagacgctcgaggagacggaggccATGTTCGAGGACCCCAACGGCTTCAAATACCTGGGCACCCCGGCCTGGAAGACAAGCGTCGTCACcgcatcgacgtcgcgcgtcgagcacggcgacctcgagggcgccaagaaggccgtcgacaagaTGGACCgccacgaggacgagaagcccGCGGCCGACACCGCCTGA
- a CDS encoding uncharacterized protein (antiSMASH:Cluster_3.1), with translation MRPWAQHPCGGPSEPTSRALHADASIFISSPFWRRGRCAQHASGHAFWGATLLLLPPAVVAANPNHHHHHHCRRRRPSAKHQDMGDEHTFFLSSPVLPPARDLVRGGAPPPSTMRIPSPPGRTATDFVHADARCGSPLPPAA, from the coding sequence ATGCGGCCCTGGGCCCAGCATCCGTGCGGTGGGCCGTCTGAACCAACCTCGAGGGCGTTGCATGCCGATGCCTCCATCTTCATTTCGTCTCCCTTCTGGCGCCGCGGTCGGTGCGCACAGCATGCGTCCGGCCACGCCTTTTGGGGCGccaccctgctgctgctgccgcccgccgtcgtcgccgccaacccgaatcaccaccaccaccaccattgtcgtcgtcgccgtccgtcTGCAAAACACCAAGACATGGGGGATGAACACACCTTCTTTTTGTCCTCCCCTgtcctcccgcccgcccgcgacctCGTGCGgggtggcgcgccgccgccgtccaccaTGCGCATCCCGTCCCCCCCCGGCCGAACTGCGACTGACTTCGTCCATGCAGATGCGCGATGCGgttcgccgctgccgcccgccgcctga